The Corallococcus exiguus genome has a window encoding:
- a CDS encoding sigma-54-dependent transcriptional regulator produces the protein MQDELAQLMAALRDSRDFETAAAAALRRMLTVADAAVAASRYAGRARVLRGIVHLRPGEAYRRLAALDVGAREVTDAGVEMPFFTSATAWRAVVEHRCAVSIDVNIGTVQPHAPDAPVTGDPGLAGFHSNESKQRFLGRHATHVCVLPLRTPAGMEGMISLEADCLAAMGQEFVWRDAGDLLQLLTDIAAPYLTALPQRPVATPEVDEFLPVVGRSMAELLPILRTFALQDETILVSGATGAGKSRLARWCHERSGRRGKPFETLDLVTVPEDLQMAELFGWKKGAFTGAVRDAPGVVARSDGGTLFIDEIDKLSLKAQAGLLHLLESRSYRPLGEGTGEKLADVRFIIGTNADLHAQVRAGRFREDLYYRVNVLPVRMPPLQDRQDEIPLWARYMVNRRHRERMPEGSARLAQEAEVLLTTSSWPGNLRQLDNIVRRAYTLAMVEHAAGTGDLVLHEKHVARALDYEQSPSSGRPLPEALRAAAQAFVGEARRRSTPLDLDYADGFRGLVLGTAIRQMGRDEAFRMLGRESLVKNRNHHKALKRELEKVDGLYKALGEGGSPFSDLLENEDAD, from the coding sequence ATGCAAGACGAGTTGGCGCAGCTCATGGCTGCGCTCAGGGATTCCAGGGACTTTGAAACGGCGGCGGCGGCGGCGTTGCGCCGGATGCTGACCGTGGCGGACGCCGCGGTGGCGGCCAGCCGCTACGCGGGCCGGGCCCGGGTCCTGCGCGGCATCGTCCACCTGCGTCCTGGCGAAGCGTACCGCCGGCTGGCGGCGCTGGACGTAGGCGCGCGCGAAGTGACGGACGCAGGCGTCGAGATGCCCTTCTTCACCTCCGCCACGGCCTGGCGCGCGGTGGTGGAGCACCGGTGCGCGGTGTCCATCGACGTGAACATCGGCACGGTGCAGCCGCACGCGCCGGACGCGCCGGTGACGGGTGACCCGGGCCTCGCGGGCTTCCACAGCAACGAGAGCAAGCAGCGCTTCCTGGGGCGCCACGCGACGCACGTGTGCGTGCTGCCCCTGCGCACGCCCGCGGGCATGGAGGGCATGATTTCGCTAGAGGCGGACTGCCTGGCCGCCATGGGGCAGGAGTTCGTCTGGCGCGACGCCGGAGACCTGCTCCAACTGCTCACGGACATCGCCGCGCCGTACCTCACCGCGCTGCCGCAGCGGCCGGTGGCCACGCCGGAGGTGGACGAGTTCCTCCCCGTGGTGGGCCGCTCCATGGCGGAGCTCCTGCCCATCCTCCGGACCTTCGCGCTCCAGGACGAGACCATCCTCGTGAGCGGGGCCACGGGTGCGGGCAAGTCGCGCCTGGCGCGCTGGTGCCATGAGCGCTCCGGCCGCCGGGGCAAGCCCTTCGAGACGCTGGACCTGGTGACGGTGCCGGAGGACCTCCAGATGGCGGAGCTCTTCGGCTGGAAGAAGGGCGCCTTCACCGGCGCGGTGCGCGACGCGCCGGGCGTGGTGGCCCGCTCGGACGGCGGCACGCTGTTCATCGACGAAATCGACAAGCTGTCGCTGAAGGCGCAGGCGGGCCTGCTGCACCTCTTGGAGTCGCGCAGCTACCGGCCGCTGGGCGAGGGCACCGGAGAGAAGCTCGCGGACGTGCGCTTCATCATCGGGACCAACGCGGACCTGCACGCGCAGGTGCGCGCCGGCCGCTTCCGCGAGGACCTGTACTACCGCGTGAACGTGCTGCCGGTGCGCATGCCGCCCCTGCAGGACCGCCAGGACGAGATTCCCCTCTGGGCGCGGTACATGGTGAACCGCCGTCACCGCGAGCGGATGCCGGAGGGCTCCGCGCGGCTGGCGCAGGAGGCGGAGGTGCTGCTGACCACCAGCTCATGGCCGGGCAACCTGCGGCAGCTCGACAACATCGTGCGGCGTGCGTACACGCTGGCGATGGTGGAGCACGCGGCCGGCACGGGCGACCTGGTGCTCCACGAGAAGCACGTGGCGCGCGCGCTGGACTACGAGCAGTCCCCCAGCAGCGGCCGTCCGCTGCCGGAAGCGCTGCGGGCCGCGGCGCAGGCCTTCGTCGGTGAGGCGCGCAGGCGCAGCACGCCGCTGGACCTGGACTACGCGGACGGCTTCCGCGGGCTGGTGCTGGGCACGGCCATCCGCCAGATGGGCCGCGACGAGGCCTTCCGGATGCTGGGCCGCGAAAGCCTGGTGAAGAACCGCAACCACCACAAGGCCCTCAAGCGCGAGCTGGAGAAGGTGGACGGCCTCTACAAGGCGCTGGGCGAGGGGGGCTCCCCGTTCTCCGACCTGCTGGAGAACGAGGACGCGGACTGA
- a CDS encoding class I SAM-dependent methyltransferase — MERRKDWYEHPEYYEAIFGTDTVREADFLQELSRRFGTGGNQWLEPACGAGRLVEEAASRGLKVAGYDLSEAMLAHARKRLSPTERRRVKLSQARMEDFFDPALEGRVDLAHTLVSTFRYLDSEKAAVEHLTGTRRLLKPDGIYVLGFHLTDYARSGPEHERWVGQVGADKVVCNTHEGLPEQRLRRSPMRNRLRVTGPDKDWLIETTWFFRTYDEAQVKRLFRKSGLRVAATFDFDYDLDSPVGRGSPRLDRVFVLKRDTPSKA, encoded by the coding sequence ATGGAACGACGCAAGGACTGGTACGAGCACCCGGAGTACTACGAGGCCATCTTCGGCACGGACACCGTGCGCGAGGCGGACTTCCTCCAGGAGCTGAGCCGGCGCTTCGGCACGGGAGGCAACCAGTGGCTGGAGCCCGCGTGCGGCGCGGGCCGGCTGGTGGAGGAGGCCGCGAGCCGGGGCCTGAAGGTCGCGGGCTATGACTTGTCGGAGGCCATGCTCGCGCACGCGCGCAAGCGCCTGTCCCCCACGGAGCGCCGCCGCGTGAAGCTGTCCCAGGCGCGCATGGAGGACTTCTTTGATCCGGCGCTGGAAGGCCGCGTGGACCTGGCCCACACGCTGGTCTCCACCTTCCGCTACCTGGACAGCGAGAAGGCCGCGGTGGAGCACCTCACCGGCACCCGCCGCCTGCTCAAGCCGGACGGCATCTACGTGCTGGGCTTCCACCTCACGGACTACGCGCGCTCCGGCCCTGAGCACGAGCGCTGGGTGGGGCAGGTGGGCGCGGACAAGGTCGTGTGCAACACGCACGAGGGCCTGCCGGAGCAGCGCCTGCGCCGCTCACCCATGCGCAACCGCCTGCGCGTCACCGGCCCGGACAAGGACTGGCTCATCGAGACGACGTGGTTCTTCCGCACGTACGACGAGGCCCAGGTGAAGCGCCTGTTCCGCAAGTCCGGCCTGCGCGTCGCGGCCACGTTCGACTTCGACTACGACCTGGACTCGCCCGTGGGCCGCGGCAGCCCGCGCCTGGACCGCGTCTTCGTGCTGAAGCGGGACACGCCCTCCAAGGCCTGA
- a CDS encoding COG3014 family protein has translation MANLLDIASQAPRVPAASPAGGRWGLLFIVAMSALSVLGTGCASDYVARTASARSAYQSSDYQRALSELDGEQKEAPERDQLLLLLDKGMVLHAAGQWEESTKVLAQADELSSQLDITSVSEEAGILLSNERRRAYRGEDFEKLMISVLQALNYAELNRDEDALVEVRRVNERIEKMITEEKKPYEQLAIARYLGGVLYEDQREWDSAFIDYMKAYELEPRLGGLVEPLLRLAKKTGRDDAYATLSQKFPNVAHDAVGPGEGQLVVVVEAGLSPQKERVSRDYGDSGDLIEVPVYRDRGGTPPVRVSVESQAEQAVTVTSLSRVAQVHLNDRIGRMLAKQLAGAVAKAGVAAGVGALTKSKELGVLTFLILNAGNQADLRSWLSLPAEFQVARFRLPPGKHTVQVDAPGRPTTHLVEVKPGRVEVLVVRSY, from the coding sequence GTGGCCAACCTCCTCGACATCGCATCCCAGGCCCCGCGCGTCCCCGCCGCTTCCCCGGCGGGGGGGCGTTGGGGCCTGTTGTTCATCGTGGCCATGAGCGCCCTGAGTGTCCTGGGCACGGGCTGCGCCAGCGACTACGTGGCGCGCACGGCCTCCGCGCGCTCCGCGTACCAATCCTCCGACTATCAGCGCGCCCTGAGTGAGCTGGACGGCGAGCAGAAGGAGGCCCCCGAGCGCGACCAGCTCCTGTTGCTCCTGGACAAGGGCATGGTGCTGCACGCGGCCGGGCAGTGGGAGGAGAGCACGAAGGTGCTGGCCCAGGCAGACGAGCTCAGCTCGCAGCTGGACATCACCTCCGTGAGTGAAGAGGCCGGCATCCTGCTCAGCAACGAGCGGCGCCGCGCCTACCGCGGGGAGGACTTCGAGAAGCTGATGATCTCCGTCCTCCAGGCGCTCAACTACGCGGAGCTGAACCGCGACGAGGACGCGCTCGTGGAGGTCCGTCGCGTCAACGAGCGCATCGAGAAGATGATCACCGAGGAGAAGAAGCCGTACGAGCAGCTCGCCATCGCGCGCTACCTGGGCGGCGTGCTGTACGAGGACCAGCGCGAGTGGGACTCGGCCTTCATCGACTACATGAAGGCGTACGAGCTGGAGCCCCGGCTGGGCGGGCTGGTGGAGCCCCTCTTGCGGCTGGCGAAGAAGACGGGCCGTGACGACGCCTACGCGACGCTCTCCCAGAAGTTCCCGAACGTGGCGCACGACGCGGTGGGGCCCGGAGAAGGGCAGCTCGTCGTGGTGGTGGAGGCGGGCCTGTCGCCGCAGAAGGAGCGCGTGTCGCGCGACTACGGTGACTCCGGGGACCTGATTGAAGTGCCCGTGTACCGGGACCGCGGCGGTACACCGCCGGTGCGCGTGTCGGTGGAGAGCCAGGCGGAGCAGGCGGTGACGGTGACGTCGCTGTCGCGTGTGGCCCAGGTGCACCTGAACGACCGCATTGGCCGCATGCTGGCGAAGCAGCTCGCGGGCGCGGTGGCGAAGGCGGGCGTGGCCGCGGGCGTGGGCGCGCTCACGAAGAGCAAGGAGCTGGGCGTGCTCACCTTCCTGATTCTCAACGCGGGCAACCAGGCGGACCTGCGCTCCTGGCTTTCACTGCCGGCGGAGTTCCAGGTGGCGCGCTTCCGGCTTCCTCCGGGAAAGCACACCGTCCAGGTGGATGCACCGGGCCGGCCCACCACACACCTGGTGGAGGTGAAGCCGGGACGGGTGGAGGTGCTGGTGGTGCGAAGCTACTGA
- the lpoB gene encoding penicillin-binding protein activator LpoB: MNTRRLLLSALVAVSLAGCGGSRAFTRGTYEDPNTIEMLGDRFNENDLQLIAKKMAESLANAPRFAQAPPQGAALPIVLVGKLRNSTSEHIDMRSLGDKIQTALAQTGRFALVDQQARQDIAEEYEYQQSGYVNPNAAKAPGQQASVDFLMTGDLASIIQEVGRDKLVYYKMTAKLNDVRTGTIAWTDEKQIRKKFEKQGVSW; this comes from the coding sequence ATGAACACCCGCCGCCTGTTGCTGTCCGCCCTCGTCGCCGTGTCGCTCGCCGGCTGTGGAGGCTCCCGCGCCTTCACGCGCGGCACCTACGAGGACCCCAACACCATCGAGATGCTGGGCGACCGCTTCAACGAGAACGACCTGCAGCTCATCGCGAAGAAGATGGCCGAGTCGCTCGCCAACGCCCCGCGCTTCGCTCAAGCCCCGCCGCAGGGCGCGGCCCTGCCCATCGTCCTCGTGGGCAAGCTGCGCAACAGCACCAGTGAGCACATCGACATGCGCTCGCTGGGGGACAAGATCCAGACGGCGCTCGCGCAGACGGGCCGCTTCGCGCTGGTGGACCAGCAGGCGCGCCAGGACATCGCGGAGGAGTACGAGTACCAGCAGTCCGGCTACGTGAACCCGAACGCCGCCAAGGCCCCGGGCCAGCAGGCGTCGGTGGACTTCCTGATGACGGGCGACCTCGCCTCCATCATCCAGGAGGTCGGCCGCGACAAGCTCGTCTATTACAAGATGACGGCGAAGCTGAACGACGTGCGCACCGGCACCATCGCGTGGACGGACGAGAAGCAGATCCGCAAGAAGTTCGAGAAGCAGGGCGTGAGCTGGTAG
- a CDS encoding ZIP family metal transporter has translation MSPVVAEVLLYSFIVVASALAGAGVVIFNDRSTRLVTFLAFAAGVMFGAAFFHMLPEAYEGGGWWAFALVPMGFLFVLVLERYLVAHACEEPPDCAEHVHGHALGLSAFLGLSTHTLFDGIALGSSVKEGVGAMALLAITAHKIPSSLSLASILQAEGKKRGTILAYTALYGLMVPVGAVLYFGFDAVLSFQSLAPKALAFSAGTFLYIAVSDLLPHVNKHGRDKPGRNLVALAAGLLVMFVLARVLGHTEH, from the coding sequence ATGTCGCCGGTCGTAGCCGAAGTCCTCCTGTACTCCTTCATCGTCGTGGCGAGCGCTCTGGCCGGGGCGGGCGTGGTCATCTTCAATGACCGCTCCACGCGGCTCGTGACGTTCCTGGCCTTCGCGGCGGGCGTGATGTTCGGCGCGGCCTTCTTCCACATGCTCCCGGAGGCGTACGAGGGCGGCGGCTGGTGGGCCTTCGCGCTCGTGCCCATGGGCTTCCTCTTCGTGCTGGTGCTGGAGCGCTACCTCGTAGCCCACGCCTGCGAGGAGCCGCCAGACTGCGCGGAGCACGTGCATGGCCACGCGCTGGGCCTCAGCGCGTTCCTGGGCCTGTCCACGCACACGCTCTTCGACGGCATCGCGCTGGGCTCCTCGGTGAAGGAGGGCGTGGGCGCCATGGCGCTGCTGGCCATCACCGCGCACAAGATTCCCTCGTCGCTGTCGCTCGCGTCCATCCTCCAGGCTGAGGGCAAGAAGCGCGGCACCATCCTGGCGTACACCGCGCTGTATGGCCTGATGGTGCCGGTGGGCGCGGTGCTCTACTTCGGCTTCGACGCGGTGCTGAGCTTCCAGTCGCTGGCGCCCAAGGCCCTGGCCTTCTCCGCCGGCACCTTCCTCTACATCGCCGTGTCGGACCTGCTGCCGCACGTGAACAAGCACGGCAGGGACAAGCCCGGGCGCAACCTGGTGGCATTGGCAGCCGGGTTGCTGGTGATGTTCGTGCTCGCGCGCGTCCTGGGACACACGGAGCACTGA